A stretch of Ligilactobacillus faecis DNA encodes these proteins:
- the rplC gene encoding 50S ribosomal protein L3: MTTKGILGKKVGMTQVFTENGELVPVTVVEVGSNVVLQVKTVENDGYEAVQLGFDDQREVNANKPAKGHAAKANTAPKRFVREIRDVELGEYKVGDEIKADLFEAGDIVDVTGTSKGHGFQGNIKRWGQSRGPMAHGSRYHRRPGSMGVIINRVMKGKLLPGRMGGKRVTIQNLEIVKADTENGVLLIKGNVPGANKSFVTVKSTVK, encoded by the coding sequence ATGACCACTAAAGGAATCTTAGGCAAAAAAGTAGGTATGACGCAAGTCTTCACTGAAAATGGTGAATTAGTTCCTGTAACAGTTGTTGAAGTTGGTTCTAACGTTGTCTTACAAGTTAAAACAGTTGAAAACGACGGTTACGAAGCTGTTCAATTAGGTTTTGACGACCAACGTGAAGTCAATGCTAACAAACCTGCTAAAGGTCATGCAGCAAAAGCAAATACTGCTCCTAAGCGCTTCGTTCGTGAAATCCGCGATGTTGAGCTTGGAGAATACAAAGTCGGTGACGAAATCAAGGCAGACTTATTCGAAGCAGGCGACATCGTAGACGTAACAGGTACGTCCAAAGGACATGGTTTCCAAGGTAACATCAAACGTTGGGGTCAAAGCCGCGGTCCTATGGCTCACGGTTCTCGCTACCACCGTCGACCAGGTTCGATGGGTGTTATCATCAACCGTGTTATGAAAGGTAAGTTATTACCAGGACGTATGGGTGGTAAACGAGTTACGATCCAAAACTTGGAAATCGTTAAAGCTGATACAGAAAATGGCGTACTTTTGATCAAAGGTAACGTACCTGGCGCAAACAAGTCATTCGTTACAGTAAAAAGTACAGTTAAATAA
- the rpsJ gene encoding 30S ribosomal protein S10, with the protein MAKQKIRIRLKAYEHRILDQSADKIVETAKRTGAQISGPIPLPTERTIYTVIRSPHKYKDSREQFEMRTHKRLIDIVNPTPKTVDSLMKLDLPSGVDIEIKL; encoded by the coding sequence ATGGCAAAACAAAAAATTCGTATTCGTTTGAAAGCATACGAACACCGCATTTTAGATCAATCCGCAGATAAGATCGTGGAAACAGCTAAGAGAACAGGTGCTCAAATTTCCGGTCCGATTCCGTTGCCAACGGAACGTACGATCTACACGGTTATTCGTTCACCACACAAATACAAAGATTCTCGTGAACAATTTGAAATGCGCACACATAAGCGTTTGATCGATATCGTAAACCCAACACCTAAGACAGTTGATTCATTGATGAAACTTGACTTACCATCTGGTGTTGACATCGAGATCAAATTATAA
- a CDS encoding cysteine hydrolase family protein, translating to MKKALLLIDYTNDFIATDGALSCQEPGQALEQTLVTAADDFLANGDYVILPTDTHQKDDPYHPETKLYPPHNIEGTWGHELYGKLNTWYQKHQNDPHVFKFAKDRYSSFQNTGLDNFLRTHQIETLCLAGVCTDICVLHTAVSAYNLNYQLEVLEKGVASFDPRGHKWALNHFKNALGAKLV from the coding sequence ATGAAAAAAGCTCTTTTGCTCATTGACTATACAAATGACTTTATCGCAACTGACGGTGCTCTTTCATGCCAAGAACCAGGACAAGCTCTAGAACAAACTTTAGTTACGGCTGCCGATGATTTTCTTGCTAACGGTGACTATGTTATCTTACCAACTGATACGCACCAAAAAGACGATCCTTATCACCCTGAGACTAAACTCTATCCTCCACATAATATTGAAGGGACCTGGGGACATGAACTTTATGGCAAACTAAACACTTGGTATCAAAAGCACCAAAACGATCCCCACGTCTTCAAATTTGCTAAAGATCGTTACTCTAGTTTTCAAAATACGGGACTCGATAATTTTTTACGGACACACCAGATCGAAACTTTATGTTTAGCTGGAGTCTGTACCGATATTTGTGTTTTGCACACTGCTGTTTCAGCTTATAATTTGAACTACCAGCTTGAGGTCTTAGAAAAAGGCGTTGCAAGTTTTGATCCCCGCGGACACAAATGGGCTTTGAACCACTTTAAAAATGCCCTAGGAGCAAAATTAGTCTAA
- a CDS encoding 5-methyltetrahydropteroyltriglutamate--homocysteine S-methyltransferase codes for MTKLHYDIVGSFLRPEKLKKARAAFTKGEVDQAQLTAVEDQAIKELVEKELAVGLKVVTDGEFRRSYWHLDTFWGFAGIKHTIPEHGYFFHGEETRADSAQVSGKIRFTSDHPDLVAFKFLNDLVKDRPEITARQSIPAPAQFYAELVRGEENVAKLREVYPTEEELFLDIIQAYRELIFALYEAGCRDLKLDDCTWGMLSDQDFWTAMAGEGFDHEALKQTYLNLNNGVLEDLPSDLRVSTHVCRGNYHSTWAAQGGYGPVADALLAKEAVQAFYLEFDDDRSGDFGPLKETAPGKEVVLGLVTSKRPQLEDENVLKQRIKEASAYVPLEKLALSTQCGFASTEEGNILTEAEQWEKIKLVVKVANEVW; via the coding sequence ATGACAAAGTTACATTATGATATCGTGGGCAGTTTTTTACGGCCAGAAAAATTAAAAAAAGCTCGAGCAGCATTTACTAAGGGAGAAGTGGACCAAGCGCAGTTGACAGCAGTCGAAGATCAAGCGATCAAAGAGCTAGTGGAAAAAGAGCTTGCTGTTGGCTTAAAAGTTGTGACTGATGGTGAATTTCGCCGCAGTTATTGGCATTTAGATACATTTTGGGGCTTTGCGGGGATCAAGCATACGATACCTGAACATGGTTACTTTTTCCATGGTGAAGAGACCCGCGCTGATTCGGCACAAGTCAGTGGGAAGATCCGTTTTACTTCAGACCACCCAGATCTGGTAGCTTTCAAATTTTTAAATGATTTAGTCAAAGATCGACCAGAAATAACGGCCCGCCAAAGTATTCCTGCCCCAGCGCAATTTTATGCTGAGCTCGTTCGGGGTGAGGAAAATGTCGCTAAATTAAGAGAAGTCTACCCAACTGAAGAAGAGCTCTTTTTAGATATCATTCAAGCTTACCGTGAGCTGATCTTTGCTTTATATGAAGCGGGGTGTCGCGATCTGAAATTAGATGATTGTACTTGGGGTATGCTGAGTGATCAAGATTTTTGGACCGCGATGGCAGGAGAAGGCTTTGATCATGAAGCACTAAAGCAAACTTATTTGAATTTGAACAATGGCGTTTTAGAAGATCTACCTAGTGATCTTCGGGTCTCGACTCATGTTTGTCGGGGGAATTATCATTCGACTTGGGCGGCTCAAGGTGGCTATGGGCCAGTAGCCGATGCATTGCTTGCTAAAGAAGCTGTCCAAGCGTTTTATTTAGAATTTGATGATGATCGTTCAGGTGATTTTGGACCTTTAAAAGAGACTGCTCCAGGAAAAGAAGTCGTTTTAGGACTCGTGACAAGCAAACGTCCACAACTTGAAGATGAGAATGTGTTAAAACAGCGCATTAAAGAAGCCAGTGCCTATGTTCCTTTAGAAAAGCTAGCGTTGAGCACGCAATGTGGTTTTGCCTCGACAGAAGAAGGCAATATTTTGACTGAAGCAGAACAATGGGAAAAGATCAAACTTGTCGTTAAAGTTGCAAATGAAGTTTGGTGA
- a CDS encoding patatin-like phospholipase family protein, whose translation MYYNAALILEGGAMRGLYTSGILDVLLKKDIQFKTVIGVSAGSLAGANYVSKQYKRTYNINTKYRDDKDYISMANVLKKESIINLDFLFADHGPTWHNFDARAYERSETNFVVVATSLESGKAVTFDKPKPGRPLINALEASSSMPFISKPHETSKGLCLDGGVADSIPYDLAQKAGFDKIVVVRTRMRSYRKKPTSFALRRLYAKHFKDYPNFVKQAIARPEDYNASVEKLNKLEKAGEIFVLAPKEPVKVGRLEHSVKKLDELYQIGVNDMEARFDEMLKYLEA comes from the coding sequence ATGTATTATAATGCAGCGCTCATACTTGAAGGTGGTGCTATGCGTGGCCTTTATACATCAGGGATCTTAGACGTCCTTTTAAAAAAAGATATCCAATTTAAAACTGTCATCGGCGTTTCGGCCGGTTCACTTGCAGGGGCAAATTACGTTTCTAAGCAATATAAACGGACTTATAATATCAACACTAAATACCGCGACGATAAAGACTATATCTCAATGGCAAACGTCTTAAAAAAAGAAAGCATCATCAACCTCGACTTTCTTTTTGCCGATCACGGTCCAACTTGGCACAATTTTGATGCTCGTGCTTATGAACGCTCAGAAACAAATTTTGTTGTTGTCGCAACTTCACTTGAAAGTGGTAAAGCTGTAACTTTTGATAAGCCTAAACCAGGACGTCCGTTGATCAACGCCCTTGAAGCCTCTTCTTCAATGCCTTTCATCTCTAAACCACACGAAACAAGCAAAGGTCTTTGTTTAGATGGTGGGGTCGCAGACTCGATCCCTTATGATCTAGCTCAAAAAGCTGGCTTTGATAAGATCGTCGTCGTGCGCACACGAATGCGTTCTTACCGTAAAAAACCAACGAGTTTTGCTTTACGGCGCTTATATGCGAAACATTTCAAAGACTATCCAAATTTCGTCAAACAAGCGATCGCACGTCCTGAAGATTACAATGCTTCTGTCGAAAAGCTGAATAAATTAGAAAAGGCCGGTGAGATCTTTGTTTTAGCCCCAAAAGAGCCCGTCAAAGTCGGACGGCTCGAACATAGCGTCAAAAAATTAGATGAACTTTACCAGATCGGCGTCAATGACATGGAAGCACGCTTTGATGAAATGCTCAAATATTTAGAAGCCTAG
- the fusA gene encoding elongation factor G produces MANKREFPLEKTRNIGIVAHIDAGKTTTTERILYYTGKIHKIGETHDGASQMDWMEQEQERGITITSAATTAQWKDNRINIIDTPGHVDFTVEVERSLRVLDGAVVVLDAQSGVEPQTENVWRQATTYGVPRIVFINKMDKIGANFDYSVNTIKDRLQANPLPVQMPIGAEDQFEGVIDLVEMQADLYDEDASGASWETVPVPDEYLEEAQARREEMIEALADVNEDIMEKYLGGEEISKEEIKKAIRQATLSLDVYPVFAGSAFKNKGVQMMLDGVNDYLPSPLDVKPYNATNPDTDEVVELVADDDKPFAGLAFKIATDPFVGRLTFFRVYTGTLEAGSYVLNATKGKRERVGRLLQMHSNHRNEISEVFSGDIAAAIGLKDTTTGDSLTDPKHPLILESMEFPEPVIQVSVEPKSKADQDKMDVALQKLAEEDPTFKAETNPETGETLIAGMGELHLDIIVDRMKREFHVEASVGEPQVAYRETFTKQVESQGKFVRQSGGKGQYGDVWIEFTPNEEGKGFEFENAIVGGVVPREYIPSVEQGLKEAMQNGVLAGYPLIDVKAKLYDGSYHDVDSSEAAFKVAASLALRNAASKAGAVILEPIMKVEVVAPEDNLGDVMGHVTARRGRVEGMEARGNAQVVNAFVPLSEMFGYATTLRSATQGRGTFTMTMDHYEPVPKAIQEEIIKKNGGNA; encoded by the coding sequence ATGGCAAACAAGCGTGAATTCCCATTGGAAAAAACACGTAACATCGGGATCGTTGCTCACATCGATGCTGGTAAGACAACTACGACTGAACGTATCTTGTACTACACAGGTAAGATCCACAAGATCGGTGAAACACACGATGGTGCTTCACAAATGGACTGGATGGAACAAGAACAAGAACGTGGTATCACGATCACATCTGCTGCAACAACAGCTCAATGGAAAGACAACCGGATCAACATTATCGATACTCCAGGACACGTTGACTTCACGGTCGAAGTTGAACGTTCCTTGCGTGTTCTTGACGGTGCGGTAGTTGTTTTGGATGCTCAATCTGGGGTAGAACCACAAACTGAAAACGTATGGCGTCAAGCTACAACATACGGTGTTCCACGTATCGTATTTATCAACAAGATGGATAAGATCGGGGCTAACTTTGACTACTCTGTCAACACGATCAAAGATCGCTTACAAGCAAACCCATTGCCTGTACAAATGCCTATCGGGGCTGAAGATCAATTTGAAGGTGTGATCGACTTAGTTGAAATGCAAGCCGACCTTTACGATGAAGATGCTTCTGGTGCAAGCTGGGAAACAGTTCCTGTGCCTGATGAATATTTAGAAGAAGCACAAGCTCGTCGTGAAGAAATGATCGAAGCTTTAGCTGACGTTAACGAAGACATCATGGAAAAATACCTTGGTGGCGAAGAGATCTCAAAAGAAGAGATCAAGAAAGCTATCCGTCAAGCTACACTTAGCTTAGACGTTTACCCTGTTTTTGCAGGTTCTGCCTTCAAGAACAAAGGTGTGCAAATGATGCTTGATGGTGTTAACGACTACTTACCATCTCCATTAGACGTTAAACCATACAACGCTACAAACCCAGACACAGACGAAGTTGTTGAACTTGTTGCTGATGATGACAAGCCATTTGCTGGTTTAGCCTTCAAGATCGCAACTGACCCATTCGTTGGTCGTTTAACATTCTTCCGTGTTTACACAGGTACTTTAGAAGCAGGTTCATACGTTTTGAACGCTACAAAGGGCAAGCGTGAACGTGTTGGTCGTCTGTTACAAATGCACTCTAACCACCGTAACGAGATCTCCGAAGTATTCTCTGGTGATATCGCTGCTGCGATCGGTTTGAAAGATACAACAACAGGTGACTCTTTAACAGATCCTAAACATCCATTGATCCTTGAATCTATGGAATTCCCAGAACCTGTTATCCAAGTTTCTGTTGAACCAAAATCTAAAGCTGACCAAGATAAGATGGATGTTGCTTTACAAAAACTTGCTGAAGAAGATCCAACTTTCAAGGCTGAAACAAACCCTGAAACAGGCGAAACATTGATCGCTGGTATGGGTGAGTTGCACTTAGACATCATCGTTGACCGTATGAAACGTGAATTCCACGTTGAAGCTAGCGTTGGTGAACCACAAGTTGCTTACCGTGAAACATTCACAAAACAAGTTGAATCTCAAGGTAAATTCGTACGTCAATCTGGTGGTAAAGGTCAATACGGTGACGTTTGGATCGAATTTACACCAAACGAAGAAGGTAAAGGCTTCGAATTTGAAAATGCTATCGTCGGTGGTGTTGTTCCACGTGAATACATCCCTTCAGTAGAACAAGGTTTGAAAGAAGCTATGCAAAACGGTGTCTTAGCTGGTTACCCATTGATCGACGTTAAGGCTAAACTTTACGATGGTAGTTACCACGATGTTGACTCCTCTGAAGCTGCATTTAAGGTCGCTGCCTCACTTGCTTTACGTAATGCTGCATCTAAAGCTGGTGCCGTTATCCTTGAACCTATCATGAAAGTTGAAGTTGTTGCTCCAGAAGACAACTTAGGTGATGTTATGGGTCACGTAACAGCTCGTCGTGGTCGTGTTGAAGGTATGGAAGCTCGTGGTAACGCTCAAGTCGTTAACGCATTTGTGCCATTGTCTGAAATGTTTGGTTACGCAACAACATTGCGTTCTGCAACACAAGGTCGTGGTACATTTACAATGACAATGGATCACTACGAACCAGTGCCAAAGGCTATCCAAGAAGAGATCATCAAGAAAAATGGTGGCAACGCCTAA
- the rpsG gene encoding 30S ribosomal protein S7, with product MPRKGAVAKREVLPDPIYNSKLVTRLINRLMLDGKRGTASKILYEAFDIIKEQTGNEPLEVFEEAMKNIMPVLEVKARRVGGSNYQVPIEVRPERRTTLGLRWLVNYSRLRGEHTMPERLAKEIMDAANNTGASVKKREDTHKMAEANRAFAHYRW from the coding sequence ATGCCAAGAAAAGGTGCCGTTGCAAAACGCGAAGTGCTCCCAGATCCAATTTACAACTCAAAATTGGTTACACGCTTGATCAACCGTTTGATGTTAGATGGTAAGCGCGGGACTGCATCAAAGATTTTATACGAAGCATTTGATATCATTAAGGAACAAACAGGTAATGAACCTTTAGAAGTGTTCGAAGAAGCAATGAAGAACATCATGCCTGTTTTAGAAGTTAAAGCTCGCCGTGTTGGTGGTTCTAACTACCAAGTTCCGATCGAAGTTCGTCCAGAACGTCGTACAACTTTAGGCTTACGTTGGTTAGTAAACTACTCACGTTTACGTGGGGAACACACAATGCCAGAACGTTTAGCTAAAGAGATCATGGACGCAGCTAACAACACAGGTGCATCAGTTAAGAAGCGCGAAGATACACACAAGATGGCAGAAGCCAACCGCGCATTTGCACACTATCGCTGGTAA
- the rpsL gene encoding 30S ribosomal protein S12, with product MPTINQLIRKGRKSKGSKSNSPALNFGYNSYKKVQTNNPAPQKRGVATRVGTMTPKKPNSALRKYARVRLSNLIEVTAYIPGIGHNLQEHSVVLIRGGRVKDLPGVRYHIVRGALDTAGVDGRMQSRSKYGAKKPKK from the coding sequence ATGCCTACAATTAACCAATTAATTCGCAAAGGTCGTAAATCTAAAGGTTCAAAATCTAATTCCCCAGCTTTAAACTTTGGGTATAACAGTTACAAGAAAGTACAAACAAACAATCCTGCTCCTCAAAAACGCGGGGTCGCAACTCGTGTCGGTACAATGACACCTAAGAAACCTAACTCTGCTTTACGTAAGTATGCTCGTGTTCGTTTGTCTAACTTGATCGAAGTTACAGCATACATCCCAGGTATCGGTCACAACTTGCAAGAACACAGTGTTGTGCTTATCCGTGGTGGTCGTGTAAAAGACTTACCTGGTGTTCGTTACCACATCGTTCGTGGTGCTTTAGATACAGCTGGTGTTGACGGCCGTATGCAAAGTCGCTCCAAGTATGGTGCTAAGAAACCTAAGAAATAA
- a CDS encoding prepilin peptidase — protein MFSSLYFLVGALLASFFSCRLYRAQHFLWAFEPRSFCENCHQTLTFWQLIPIIGFLLQKGRCHFCQSPIAPISTLNELFFGMILSLLPFFVPQTLWLQTFLICSWLFYLSLFDLATRSVPLIPLLFGGSLNVIFFAKTHFFFEWSIFGLGLLLLVLGNLSGKLGHGDTLVISFLAFELPFQELWLLLIYASSVALFYTFFFKVSHELAFIPALFLGYLLALFI, from the coding sequence ATGTTTAGTAGTCTTTACTTCTTAGTTGGTGCATTACTTGCGTCTTTTTTTAGTTGTCGACTTTACCGTGCTCAGCATTTTCTTTGGGCTTTTGAACCACGTTCTTTTTGCGAAAATTGTCACCAAACTTTGACATTTTGGCAACTCATCCCGATCATCGGCTTTCTTTTGCAAAAAGGACGTTGTCACTTTTGTCAAAGCCCGATCGCACCGATCAGCACTTTAAATGAGCTTTTCTTTGGGATGATCTTGAGTTTGCTCCCCTTTTTTGTGCCTCAGACCCTTTGGCTACAAACGTTTTTAATTTGCAGCTGGCTTTTTTATTTGAGCCTTTTTGATCTTGCGACTAGATCAGTCCCACTCATCCCCCTATTATTTGGCGGAAGTTTAAACGTCATCTTTTTTGCAAAAACACACTTTTTCTTTGAGTGGTCCATCTTTGGGCTAGGCTTACTTCTTTTAGTATTAGGTAATCTCTCTGGAAAACTCGGACATGGGGACACACTGGTGATCAGCTTTTTAGCTTTTGAGCTTCCGTTCCAAGAGCTTTGGCTACTTTTAATATATGCAAGTTCAGTCGCATTGTTTTACACGTTTTTTTTCAAAGTTTCCCATGAACTCGCCTTTATCCCCGCACTTTTTTTAGGTTATTTGTTGGCATTGTTTATCTGA
- a CDS encoding MATE family efflux transporter, with amino-acid sequence MEKQGSFTQGAILGSLLKFAFPVLLALLLQALYTAVDLMIVGQFSDTSQISAVATGSQLMQTLTSLVTSLAMGITISIGQTLGQKRADRVSHIIMNSLLLFFGLALILTGIVVIFAPQLAHLLNAPTQAFDATVAFLRISGAGAIFIVGYNLVGGIFRGLGDSITPLITVAIASVINILGDLLLVAHFHLGAAGAAAATVFAQALSLLFFFLLKNKKEETIFDLKEFKKPDFKIIKQIFTLGSPIALQDFLINCSFVIILAIANSLGVVASAGIGVGEKATAFIMLLPLAFMQSMAAFVAQNVGARQHLRAKKALFYGMGCAFLIAVIMAYICFFHGDLLARIFTHEQAVIQATQLYMRSYAFDVLLTAIFFCFVGYFNGYGKTRFVMIQGLIGALLFRIPLSFLFSSLPHADLFTLGMATPASSLVQVLLCFGYYLYLQKQNVIDLKG; translated from the coding sequence ATGGAAAAACAAGGATCTTTTACACAAGGAGCGATCTTAGGAAGCTTACTTAAATTTGCTTTTCCTGTTCTTTTAGCTCTACTTTTACAAGCTTTATATACAGCTGTCGATCTGATGATCGTCGGACAATTCAGTGATACGAGTCAGATCTCAGCCGTTGCGACTGGAAGTCAATTGATGCAGACTTTGACTTCTTTAGTTACAAGTCTTGCGATGGGGATCACGATCTCGATCGGTCAAACTTTAGGACAAAAACGTGCTGATCGGGTCAGCCATATTATTATGAATAGTTTACTGCTCTTTTTTGGATTAGCGCTTATTTTGACTGGCATCGTTGTGATCTTTGCCCCACAACTTGCGCATCTTTTGAATGCTCCAACACAAGCCTTTGACGCAACTGTTGCCTTCTTACGGATCAGTGGTGCAGGTGCGATCTTTATCGTAGGCTATAACTTAGTTGGGGGGATCTTTCGGGGGCTAGGTGATTCGATCACACCTTTGATCACAGTTGCGATCGCTAGTGTGATCAACATTTTAGGCGATCTTTTATTAGTCGCACATTTTCATCTTGGAGCAGCTGGAGCAGCGGCAGCAACAGTCTTTGCCCAAGCTTTGAGTTTGCTCTTCTTTTTCCTTTTGAAAAATAAAAAAGAAGAAACGATCTTTGACCTAAAAGAATTTAAAAAACCTGACTTTAAAATCATCAAACAGATCTTCACGCTCGGCAGTCCGATCGCTTTACAAGACTTTTTGATCAACTGTTCATTTGTGATCATTTTAGCGATCGCAAATAGCCTCGGCGTAGTTGCTTCTGCTGGGATCGGAGTTGGCGAAAAGGCAACAGCCTTTATCATGTTGCTCCCTCTTGCTTTCATGCAATCGATGGCTGCCTTTGTTGCCCAAAATGTCGGAGCTAGACAACATCTGCGTGCCAAAAAAGCACTCTTTTACGGAATGGGATGCGCTTTTTTGATCGCCGTCATCATGGCATATATATGCTTTTTCCATGGCGATCTTTTAGCTAGGATCTTTACTCATGAACAAGCGGTGATCCAAGCAACGCAACTTTACATGCGCTCATATGCATTTGATGTTTTATTGACTGCGATCTTCTTTTGTTTTGTTGGTTACTTCAACGGTTACGGCAAGACGCGTTTTGTGATGATCCAAGGTCTGATCGGCGCGTTGCTCTTCCGGATCCCACTTTCCTTTCTTTTCAGCTCTTTACCACACGCTGATCTCTTTACGTTAGGTATGGCAACGCCAGCTTCATCCTTAGTTCAAGTTTTGCTTTGTTTTGGTTATTACTTATATTTACAAAAGCAAAACGTTATCGACCTTAAAGGATAA
- the rihC gene encoding ribonucleoside hydrolase RihC, giving the protein MKHKIILDTDPGIDDAVMISTALNEPNLDVALITTVAGNVTVDKTTKNALTLVDFFNKNVPVAAGASEPLLKKFEDAARIHGESGMAGYDFPAPTSRPLAKSAVQALRDTIMASEEPITLIPTGAYTNIALLLREYPEVKPKIKEIIAMGGTLGRGNMTSAAEFNVFTDPHAAAIVYNSGIPLVMVGLDVTLTGRITDETTAKVAKLGRAGKMLSAILGHDFDHDETGTAVHDLQTIFYLLHPEAFQTKDLWVDVVLSGPAIGETVADIRGAYHNGKTNVKVCVDIDTKAFNEWFLTEVSDNMQ; this is encoded by the coding sequence ATGAAACACAAAATTATTTTAGACACTGATCCTGGGATCGATGATGCTGTTATGATCTCAACTGCTTTGAATGAGCCTAATTTAGATGTTGCATTGATCACGACTGTCGCTGGAAATGTTACGGTCGACAAAACGACCAAAAATGCCTTGACATTAGTTGATTTTTTTAACAAAAATGTTCCCGTTGCCGCTGGCGCAAGTGAACCTTTATTGAAAAAATTTGAAGATGCAGCGCGGATCCACGGGGAAAGTGGGATGGCCGGTTATGATTTTCCCGCTCCAACTAGTCGACCTTTAGCCAAAAGTGCTGTCCAAGCACTGCGGGACACGATCATGGCAAGTGAGGAACCGATCACTTTGATCCCAACTGGTGCTTATACAAATATCGCTTTACTTTTGCGTGAATATCCCGAAGTCAAACCAAAGATCAAAGAGATCATCGCGATGGGCGGGACACTTGGACGTGGCAACATGACAAGTGCGGCTGAATTCAATGTCTTTACTGACCCCCACGCCGCTGCGATCGTCTATAACTCAGGGATCCCGCTCGTCATGGTCGGACTAGATGTGACTCTGACGGGGCGGATCACTGATGAAACAACTGCCAAAGTTGCTAAATTGGGGCGTGCTGGCAAGATGCTTTCTGCGATCCTCGGGCATGATTTTGATCATGATGAAACTGGTACAGCCGTCCACGACTTGCAAACGATCTTTTATCTCTTGCACCCTGAAGCTTTCCAAACAAAAGATCTCTGGGTCGATGTCGTTCTTTCTGGACCAGCGATCGGTGAAACTGTAGCCGATATTCGCGGGGCTTATCATAACGGTAAAACAAATGTTAAAGTCTGCGTTGATATCGATACAAAAGCTTTCAACGAATGGTTCTTAACTGAAGTTTCTGATAATATGCAATGA
- a CDS encoding HAD family hydrolase: protein MTIKHIFSDMDGTLLDSLGHVSQENITLIKKAALPLTLVSARAPLEMRRALKALALTQTQIAFNGGLIYCYQGDLLQVQVARPLATETLNYLLDYLNLNFPDVSQSYYDVATWYSAKIDRGIEYESQITLELPTLISKKAYLKPQQPIYKVMLITFSEKTMQKLLEKLSALALNDITIQRSGPYHLEITHQKAKKSAGIAYILQEKQLLKEETAGFGDGHNDLPMFEQVGVAIAMANASPQVKQQARYVTLSNDQAGVGKGIWQYLKV from the coding sequence ATGACTATCAAACACATTTTTTCCGACATGGATGGTACACTGCTCGACTCTTTAGGACACGTTTCACAAGAAAATATCACCTTGATCAAAAAAGCTGCTTTACCTCTAACACTTGTCTCTGCCAGAGCCCCGCTCGAGATGCGTCGTGCGCTCAAAGCTTTAGCGCTCACGCAAACTCAGATCGCCTTCAACGGTGGCCTGATCTACTGCTATCAAGGTGATCTTTTACAAGTTCAAGTCGCTCGTCCGTTAGCAACTGAAACGCTAAATTATTTATTGGATTATCTCAATCTGAATTTTCCTGACGTCAGCCAGTCATATTACGACGTTGCCACTTGGTATAGTGCTAAAATAGATCGTGGGATCGAATATGAAAGCCAGATCACTTTAGAGCTTCCGACCCTGATCTCGAAAAAAGCTTACCTCAAACCACAACAGCCGATTTATAAAGTGATGTTGATCACCTTTTCCGAAAAGACGATGCAAAAACTCTTAGAAAAACTCTCGGCGCTAGCGTTAAATGACATTACGATCCAACGTTCTGGACCATACCATCTTGAGATCACTCATCAAAAAGCTAAAAAATCAGCTGGGATCGCCTATATTTTACAAGAAAAACAACTTTTAAAAGAAGAAACGGCCGGTTTTGGGGATGGACATAATGATCTACCGATGTTTGAACAGGTTGGCGTCGCGATCGCAATGGCTAATGCCTCACCGCAAGTCAAACAACAAGCGCGCTATGTCACACTTTCAAACGACCAAGCGGGGGTCGGTAAAGGGATCTGGCAATATTTGAAAGTTTGA